The window AGTGTCATTAtcttaaataaaacatattttaatcttttgtattaaaaaaaatatacaaaatctattttatttttttcaaatattttgatcCTATTACACCTTATTCCaattttttctagaaaaaaaagtatatacAAGTTGATAGTGGTGGCTCAAGATTTGACTGAttctaaattttgataataacaaaataagggTTTTGGTATAACATTTAATTTCaagtatataaaaaagaagATCATTTTTTATGAATCAAGAAGAAACTATGCAACTCAATGATATAGTGCTAAGGAAGATCAAAGTAGGTATCATAAAGGACTAATCAAGATCAAGGATCCTTTTTAGGTCAATCTCATGTAACATTGAGATTCGCCATGTTCCGAGTgtagtaataattttaagatgTCAAAACATAGAAggtaaatcaaattaaataaaaaccatattttcATACTCAAGCACATTCAAACACTCTAATTTGGATAACTTGTGATTTCCAAGAACCAATTTAATGTAATCCAAAATTCTAAAAACCTCATTTttgaataaatcaaaatttgaaaacccttaactcactcaatttaaaaaaatatatatacaaacttCAAAAACCAACATAATTGAAAAAGTAAATTTCCTAATACTTATTATTGCAAAACCCACAAGAAAATCATATGATCTTAAGAGATCTTGATTTTCAGGGTTTATAGAACAAAACAAAtgagaatgagaggaaaaaaaaataaaaccatgccTCATTTATCTATTAGAGAGAGTAAATTAGAATCAAGGAAATAAGAAATGTTTATACTATATTAGGTTTTaagaaagtattaaagaaaaatgattttcttatacttgattttattatgaaaaataaaaaaattaaatctaattaaaattgataaaaaaattatgcattttaaaataatttaattttcgtatagaaaaaataaaaataaatgaaatgagtttgaaatggtatataatagtaatttattaattttaaatcaattttttatttttcttaattccttcaccttttcattttttattttttatcttgcaTTCTCCCTCAAATGTTATGGGAATCAAATGTAATCTTATGGTAGTCATGAAATCCTTATCATTCGTTTTGGAGTTGGGTTTGGCTTCCCAAGTGGGTTGACTGAACCTCTTAATGAATGAGAGAAATAAATGGGACAGTTTTTAGGAGTTTTAAAACCACTTAAAAACtgttactattaaaaaaaaattatttttttcctctttctttatGAGAACTCTCtctcattgaaaataaaaaagtgaagaatACGTTTTCTTCTTTCCTGAAAACATAAGTATGGTTATCGAATTCGTAGTTTCgtttataacttaaaatgagaaaattggTCATTAAAACAACCGATAGAGATTTTTGGACATTTTAGAAGGTGATTCGAGAGCcttatatttcattaatttgaaaGAATGGATGATGAAGTGCTTAACCCAATTGGGCAAAATTTGCAACAAATATGACATCAAGATAATCgtaaattaatttatagaaaataaaattaattaaaatgtaaGATTTTATATCTTGCTTATCTTATATAAAGAATgctaaattattaatttattcataatttCGTATAAGGATTGtaatgatattaaatataaCTATTTGTAAAGTATGATAATATATTTTGCACCACcacttttattattaatttgttaAAAGGTGGTTAAAATAATAGGAGTCATGCTACAAAGGACATTTTTCCACCTTCAAGATAACACTAATTTATGTAGGAAGGTACCTTGACATTGAAGATATATAGGTGTTGAACGCCTcaatcaaaattcaaccaatAATATATATAGCTAAGATTAATAATTAAGTCGAAGTTGAATCTATGCTGGTGATTCTTGTCTCATTTATTCCAttcaaagaattttaaaaaccaatagACGAGTTCCAAGACAAACAAAAGTTAAAGCCTTTAATAATGCTAGGATTTGTTGTGCAACACGTGAATGGAGTAGAACTGTAGAAGGCTTATTTGAGGTAAAGGAGGGAAGGAAGTTGAATGGGGTTCTTCCCAGTCCCATAGGTGTCGATTACGCGTCTGACGTGTGGAACCACCCACATGTGCATAGTACAGAGTACAGTCATGCACCTCCAACAAGACACACCTCCTCTTAAATGGTCTTCACCCGATCATGATTTGTGTCCTAATCTCATTCACGAGACGTCTCTTCTTTGGCCTTTATTGTAATGCTTTCTATCCTGAAATCTCTTCCCTCTGAGTCATATGGCATGTACGTGTCTACCCAGAGTCGATGCCCCCGGCCCCCCACCAATGCCTTCATCATCTATTTCAAGAAAaccatatattatatataaaaatcctCTATATTCATGTAACGGTCTTAATATTGAAGCATTCCTCTTTGCTCTTTCCtcatttttatacattttttaatgaaGCGGGGGGGATTATGGTCAGAGTTGCTCTATCTTAATCCAAATAATTAACATTCGTAGTCAATTCCATCCGGTCCATTCTAATGGGTgaaaattcaatcatttttcattcCCAATTGTATACCCAAATAAAGTCATCTGTGgacatgtgtatatatatattttcagaGATGGCATCACGGTGAAATCATCATAATTTGTAGGGAGGGAGATCTCGCAACAAAGGGATATAATTTGATGATATATTTGAGAAACAAAGTGACAAGCACACggtcaaaatcaaatattacacCGTCTCAATGCTTCCAAAGCTTTTGCTGTGTTATCAAAGCGATTTTCCAATTCCAAAAAAcacaagaaacaaaaacaaaattctgcATTCCCCTCACCAAAAACAGATGAGAAGAAACCGGTGAAACTGAAATCAAAGCCAGAGAGCGCCAGCCTTTTTCAAGATGGGTACCAATTCACCGGAGATGTGAGTGGCCATCACTCTCTCCAGCCCTCCAAACAGCTGCCCTCCCATGAACACCGCCGGGAACTGCGGCCGGCCTTCTTTCGCATCCTCGCCGGCGATCACTCTCGACAATTCGTCGACCACGGCGGCTTCATCCTCCTCGTCAACCTCGAACACAGTAGGGTTCACACCCAGACCCAACAGCAGCCGCATCACCACATGGCACATGCAACACCCACGTCTCCCGAACACAATCACTGCGTTCTCTGACACCATTTTCGTCACACAAGTCACATCCTTCATTCCCACTCCAGGGTTCATGGGGCCGTCACTCGGCTCAATTGTCGCGCTTGACGGTCCGGCGGAGCTTCCGCCGCCGGTGGTCGGAACCCATGTCCGGTACGGAAGTGCTTGGTGCATGGCAACAA of the Vitis vinifera cultivar Pinot Noir 40024 chromosome 10, ASM3070453v1 genome contains:
- the LOC100255569 gene encoding glutaredoxin-C9, with the translated sequence MHQALPYRTWVPTTGGGSSAGPSSATIEPSDGPMNPGVGMKDVTCVTKMVSENAVIVFGRRGCCMCHVVMRLLLGLGVNPTVFEVDEEDEAAVVDELSRVIAGEDAKEGRPQFPAVFMGGQLFGGLERVMATHISGELVPILKKAGALWL